DNA from Sulfurimonas xiamenensis:
CAAGCGAACCAAAGATAAGAGTAGCTGCAAATGAGATAAGAGTATCTTTTATCCACTGGGTCAAGCTTGATTTGTTAAAACCAAACTTCTCATCCAAAACAAATTTTTCATAATATCCAAACGGCAAAGAGATAATAGAGTTTATAACCAAAAAACCCATAACAATAACGATATTTAAAAGCGCTTCATTTTCAAAGTTGATATTTTGCTCTAAAAGCTTCACTCCAAAACCTATCCAAAAAATAAAGATAATATAATCTATAAACATACTTACAATGCTCATCTTCTCTTTTGCAACACTATAATTTCCTGCTTTTATAAAGTCACTCTCCAAAAGAAGAACTGCTTCGCCTCTTTTTGCTTGATTTATATAACCTATCTGCATAACACTTGTATAGATTGAGACAAGAGCAAAAATAGTATAAATTGCTATAATAGTCATTAACATGTAACTGCCTTAATTTTTTTGAAATTTTAACATTAGAGTACCTCTAAAAAGCTTTAATATTTTTTTTGCTACAATCTTTTAAATCTTATACCAAATTATAAAGAGGAATTTATGAAAACCTTTCTAAACGGACTTGGTCTTATACTCCCAACAGCCTTGGTGTTATATATACTTATCTGGATATTAAAAACTACAGAGAATTTTTTTGGAGAAGTGATTTTATTTGTACTTCCAAAGCAGTACTATATAACAGGTTTAGGGTTAATAGCCGGAATTATGATAGTTTTTCTTGTAGGCTTATTGTTGAAATTTTGGATTGTACAAAAGATTAGAGACTTTTTTGAAACACTTATAGACAAAATGCCGCTTGTAAACACTCTATACGGTGCGATAAAAGATTTTTTCAACTTCTTTTCAAACCTAAAAAACAAAGAGAACGACATTGTTGTTCTTGTTTCTCTTGGAGCACTTGATGCAAAAATCATGGGCTTTATCACCTCAAGAGATTTAGAGAGATTTAAATTTTTAGATATGGAAGAACCGGTAGTCGTCTATTTTCAAATGAGTTATCAGGTGGGCGGTTACTCCCTTTTTATTCCAAAAAAAAATATAACTTTTATTGATATAAAAACAGAAGATGCCCTTGGATTTATAATGACGGCCGGAATATCAAGCAGTAGAAAATATGATAAAAAAGAAAATAAAAATGAACAATCTTAAAGATAAAAAAGTAGGTTTGGCTTTAGGCGGAGGAGCTGTTTTGGGTGCTGTGCATGTAGGTGTATTAAAAGCATTTGAAGAGTTTGAAGTTGATATAAAAGCCATAAGCGGCACAAGCGCAGGTGCTATTGTTGCAGCACTCTATGCATTTGGAAAGAGTGCTGAGGAGATAGAAAAGATTGTTATTGAATTTGAGTGGAAAAAATTATCATCTCTTACACTCTCAAAATATGGACTGCTCTCAAATGAAAAAATAGGTGAAATTATAAAACATAACATTGGTGATAAAGAATTTAAAGATGCAAATATTCCATTAGAAATGATAGCTACGGATATTACAACAGGAGATAAGATTATCTTAAACAAGGGGCGTGTAGCAGATGCTGTGATTGCGAGTACATGTATTCCAGGAATTTTTATACCTGTTGAGATTGAGGGTAGATTCTTGGTTGATGGAGGAGTTGTAGAAAATGTTCCGCTAAGCTGTCTAAAAAACAAAGATATTGATTTTACTATTGGTGTAGATCTTGTTCCGGAGCGTTCATACAAAAAGCCGGAAAATGTAATTGAAGTTTTATATAACAGTTTTAACTTTTTGGTAAAAGCAAACAAAAAAAATCAAATCAAAGATGCAGATATTATCATAAAACCGGATCTCTCTGCTTTTAATGCCGTTGATATGTCTCAAATCAAAGATTTAATCCAAATAGGATATGATGAGACAAAAAAAATCATAAAAAATCTCTAAACAAAAGATTAATTTAGGAGTCAAATATGATAGTAAACCAAAATGTAAGCAAAGTTTACAAAATGGGAGAGATTGATCTAAGGGTTATAAAAAATCTTAATCTTACCATAGAGTATGGCGAATTTGTTGCCATA
Protein-coding regions in this window:
- a CDS encoding DUF502 domain-containing protein — protein: MKTFLNGLGLILPTALVLYILIWILKTTENFFGEVILFVLPKQYYITGLGLIAGIMIVFLVGLLLKFWIVQKIRDFFETLIDKMPLVNTLYGAIKDFFNFFSNLKNKENDIVVLVSLGALDAKIMGFITSRDLERFKFLDMEEPVVVYFQMSYQVGGYSLFIPKKNITFIDIKTEDALGFIMTAGISSSRKYDKKENKNEQS
- a CDS encoding patatin-like phospholipase family protein, whose amino-acid sequence is MIKKKIKMNNLKDKKVGLALGGGAVLGAVHVGVLKAFEEFEVDIKAISGTSAGAIVAALYAFGKSAEEIEKIVIEFEWKKLSSLTLSKYGLLSNEKIGEIIKHNIGDKEFKDANIPLEMIATDITTGDKIILNKGRVADAVIASTCIPGIFIPVEIEGRFLVDGGVVENVPLSCLKNKDIDFTIGVDLVPERSYKKPENVIEVLYNSFNFLVKANKKNQIKDADIIIKPDLSAFNAVDMSQIKDLIQIGYDETKKIIKNL